The following proteins are co-located in the Melanotaenia boesemani isolate fMelBoe1 chromosome 5, fMelBoe1.pri, whole genome shotgun sequence genome:
- the rps4x gene encoding 40S ribosomal protein S4, X isoform, producing the protein MARGPKKHLKRVAAPKHWMLDKLTGVFAPRPSTGPHKLRECLPLIIFLRNRLKYALTGDEVKKICMQRFIKIDGKVRTDVTYPAGFMDVISIEKTGEHFRLIYDVKGRFTVHRITAEEAKYKLCKVKKIIIGTKGVPHLVTHDARTIRYPDPLIKVNDTVRIDLESGKVTDFIKFDTGNLCMVTGGANLGRIGVITNRERHPGSFDVVHVKDSTGNSFATRLSNIFVIGKGNKPWVSMPRGKGIRLTIAEERDKRLAAKQSSS; encoded by the exons ATG GCAAGAGGACCGAAGAAGCACCTGAAGCGCGTCGCAGCGCCAAAGCACTGGATGCTGGACAAGCTCACCGGAGTTTTT GCTCCTCGTCCCTCCACCGGTCCCCACAAGCTGAGGGAGTGCCTGCCCCTCATCATCTTCCTGAGGAACCGCCTGAAGTACGCCCTGACAGGGGATGAGGTGAAGAAGATCTGCATGCAGAGGTTCATTAAGATTGACGGCAAGGTCCGCACCGATGTCACCTATCCTGCTGGATTCATGG ATGTTATCAGCATCGAGAAGACCGGGGAGCACTTCCGTCTGATCTATGATGTGAAGGGACGTTTCACCGTCCACCGCATCACCGCCGAGGAGGCCAAG TACAAGCTGTGCAAGGTGAAGAAAATCATCATTGGCACCAAGGGAGTCCCCCACCTGGTGACCCATGACGCTCGCACCATCCGCTACCCCGACCCCCTCATCAAGGTCAACGACACAGTCCGCATCGACCTGGAAAGCGGAAAGGTCACAGATTTTATCAAATTTGACACTG GTAACCTGTGCATGGTGACGGGTGGTGCTAACTTGGGGCGTATCGGTGTGATCACCAACAGGGAGCGTCACCCTGGCTCCTTTGACGTGGTGCACGTCAAGGACAGCACAGGCAACAGCTTCGCTACCAGGCTCTCCAACATCTTCGTTATTGGCAAG GGCAACAAGCCATGGGTGTCCATGCCCAGAGGAAAGGGTATCCGTCTGACCATCGCTGAGGAGAGAGACAAGAGGCTGGCCGCCAAACAGAGCAGCAGCTAA